A genomic region of Candidatus Bathyarchaeia archaeon contains the following coding sequences:
- a CDS encoding NADH-quinone oxidoreductase subunit M, which produces MQNTLLLTIILPALAVPFVYFLGKKSPKSAAFLIALLCLINIAIFSTTVPTILNGANHKYIESYYWIPVLHASLTLFVDGISLSMAIITLILILTAALFSINYMQEKKGLAEYYTLLTMLSIGLVGVFITSNLMLFYFCWELMLLPSYFIIGGWGYREPYKAAFKFFIFTHAGAVFVLLGIGAIFMVTGDLDMFQAQTALMTANPELAKWILLSLTVGFAVKMAAVPVHMWLPDAHSEAPAPMSALLSGVIISAGAYAILRVSLGTVFPAVMATGFGNMFLHGLTTFGIISAFFGSLIALVETDIKRIIAYSSIAHMGYVLFGLSLFPFQEPVTGTVLHLVNHAVSKGLFFLSAGAVMKQLEVRDIREMGGLAGKMPITATVSTIAALSIAGIPPFACFMSEFLIFVGAFQTIKIDNFYLIPTALMLVATVLSLAYALRFLSHVFLGETKHEKISDAPLYMKLAMIILAVLTVILGVWPTFFIQLISSVSFV; this is translated from the coding sequence ATGCAAAACACACTTTTATTAACAATAATTTTGCCCGCATTGGCTGTTCCATTCGTTTATTTTTTAGGCAAAAAATCTCCTAAAAGTGCAGCCTTCCTAATAGCCTTACTATGCCTAATCAACATCGCAATTTTCTCTACAACTGTACCGACAATCCTAAACGGCGCAAACCACAAGTATATCGAATCTTACTACTGGATTCCGGTTCTCCACGCTTCACTCACACTTTTTGTTGATGGAATAAGCCTCTCAATGGCAATCATAACTCTAATACTCATTTTGACAGCGGCGCTCTTCTCAATAAATTACATGCAAGAGAAGAAGGGACTAGCTGAATACTACACTCTCTTGACAATGCTCTCAATAGGACTCGTCGGCGTCTTCATAACATCAAACCTCATGCTATTTTACTTCTGCTGGGAACTAATGCTTCTACCATCATACTTCATAATAGGCGGATGGGGCTACAGAGAACCATACAAAGCAGCCTTCAAATTCTTCATATTCACCCACGCGGGTGCAGTCTTCGTCTTATTGGGCATAGGCGCAATATTCATGGTCACAGGCGACTTGGACATGTTCCAGGCGCAAACTGCGCTAATGACAGCTAATCCAGAACTCGCCAAATGGATATTGCTATCTTTAACAGTTGGTTTCGCAGTTAAGATGGCTGCGGTTCCAGTTCACATGTGGTTGCCCGACGCACATTCCGAGGCACCTGCACCCATGTCTGCATTATTAAGCGGCGTAATAATCAGCGCTGGTGCTTACGCAATACTACGTGTATCTCTAGGGACAGTTTTTCCAGCAGTTATGGCAACAGGTTTTGGAAACATGTTCCTACATGGATTAACTACTTTTGGAATAATATCAGCCTTTTTCGGCTCCTTAATCGCCTTGGTGGAAACTGACATAAAACGGATAATCGCCTATTCTAGCATAGCCCACATGGGCTATGTTCTCTTTGGGCTTTCACTCTTTCCATTCCAAGAACCCGTCACAGGTACAGTCTTACACCTTGTGAATCATGCTGTAAGTAAAGGCTTATTCTTTTTGTCGGCGGGCGCTGTTATGAAACAGCTTGAGGTTCGCGATATACGTGAAATGGGCGGGCTTGCGGGAAAAATGCCAATTACAGCTACGGTTTCTACAATAGCAGCGTTAAGTATTGCGGGAATACCACCATTTGCATGTTTTATGAGCGAATTTTTGATATTTGTTGGAGCATTTCAAACAATCAAAATTGACAACTTTTATCTCATTCCAACAGCACTGATGCTTGTAGCCACAGTTTTGTCTCTAGCCTACGCTTTAAGATTTTTAAGCCACGTCTTCCTTGGCGAAACAAAACACGAAAAAATTTCCGATGCTCCCCTCTATATGAAGTTAGCCATGATTATTCTAGCTGTGCTCACAGTTATCCTTGGAGTATGGCCCACGTTCTTCATACAACTAATCTCAAGCGTAAGCTTTGTCTAG